A genomic segment from Triticum dicoccoides isolate Atlit2015 ecotype Zavitan chromosome 1A, WEW_v2.0, whole genome shotgun sequence encodes:
- the LOC119282869 gene encoding transcription factor MYB4-like, with the protein MGRAPCCEKDGLKRGAWSPEEDQRLADYIARHGHPNWRALPKHAGLLRCGKSCRLRWVNYLSPDIKRGNFTADEEDLIIRLHQTVGNRWSVIAAQLPGRTDNEIKNVWHSHLKKRLEDGLKPAADHDAGGSGRQKSRKQAKARSATVDARKRQKSPQGQSSSSLTCSTVTESAAAVSSSPSDNATITGASHGHQLVKEDTSSSEAVTDNSFLSSTDVTGMIDLGATDEDLSLAMSSSSNWSDDQDFWIKMLQEGGDIIDLPEL; encoded by the exons ATGGGGAGAGCGCCGTGCTGCGAGAAGGACGGTCTGAAGCGGGGCGCGTGGAGCCCCGAGGAGGACCAGCGGCTGGCCGACTACATCGCTCGGCATGGCCACCCCAACTGGCGCGCCCTCCCCAAGCACGCAG GGCTTCTGCGGTGCGGGAAGAGCTGTCGCCTGCGGTGGGTCAACTACCTCAGCCCGGACATCAAGCGGGGCAACTTCACCGCCGACGAGGAGGACCTCATCATCCGCCTCCATCAGACCGTCGGCAACAG GTGGTCCGTGATAGCTGCGCAGCTGCCCGGGCGCACTGACAACGAGATCAAGAACGTCTGGCACTCGCACCTCAAGAAGAGGCTGGAGGACGGCCTGAAGCCAGCCGCCGATCACGACGCCGGCGGCAGTGGCCGGCAGAAGTCACGCAAGCAGGCCAAGGCTAGGAGCGCCACCGTCGACGCTCGTAAGCGGCAGAAGTCGCCGCAGGGGCAGTCGAGCAGCAGCTTGACGTGCTCCACGGtgaccgagtcggcggcggcggtgtcATCCTCGCCGAGCGATAACGCCACCATCACAGGAGCGAGCCACGGCCACCAGCTCGTGAAAGAGGACACCTCCAGCTCGGAGGCGGTCACTGACAACAGCTTCTTGTCTTCAACAGACGTGACGGGAATGATAGACCTCGGTGCCACGGACGAGGATCTGAGCCTGGCGATGAGCTCATCATCGAACTGGAGCGATGACCAGGACTTCTGGATCAAGATGCTGCAGGAGGGCGGAGACATAATAGACTTGCCAGAGTTGTAA